GGCTTTCAATGTCGATATCCGGCTGATAGAAGCGGTTAAACAACACCAGCGCTTGGGCACCCGCTTGGGCAAACTGCCGCGCCATGTGTCCCGGACTGCTGAAAAAGGGACTGAGCTTGACCGCCAGTGGTAACTGTGTTGCAGACCGCACTTGCTCAACCACCCGTAGATACTGGGCTTCAACTTCCGCACCACTGCGATCGGGATCGACGGGCAAGGCATAGAGATTCAGCTCTAAGGCATCCGCGCCAGCATCTTCAATCCGGCGAGCGTAATCGACCCAGCCGCTATCGCTGGTGCCATTCAGACTGGCGATGATCGGGATTTGGACCTGCTGTTTCGCCTGCTCAATCTGCCGGAGATAGTGAACTGGCCCAACCGGAAACCACGCGGGTTCCGGCGCGTAGGTCAGCGACTCGGCGTAATGGTGGCTGCCAACCTCCAAATGCTGCCAAACGGCTTGATGTTCCGCTTCAACCTGCTCTTCAAACAGGGAATGCAGCACGATCGCGCTGGCCCCCGCTGCTTCCAAAGCCGGAAGTTGTTCTGTCCGCTCGCTCAAGGGGGCAGCCGCACCCACAACCAAGGGCGATCGCAATTTCAGCCCCAAGTAGTCCATGCTCAAGTCCATCACTGGGGCCCTCCTGCAGCAGGTGTTGATGACGGGGTGGGTTTGGCTAGTGCTTGGTAGAACTGCCAGCGTTGATCCACATCGGCTTGGGCTTGATCGAGCAGTTGTTGTGCCGCTTCTGGCTGACTGAGACGCAGCATTTGGAAGCGATTTTCGGCGTAGAGCGCTTGCGCTAGCGGTAGGTGTGGCGATCGCGAATCGAGTTGCAGCGGATTTTCACCGCGATCGCGGCGGCGCGGATCGTAGCGATAGAGCAGCCAACGACCCGAATCGACCGCGCGTTTCTGCGCCTCCAGTCCCTTGGTCATGTCGATGCCGTGGGCAATGCAATGGGCGTAGGCAATGATCAGCGACGGCCCCGGATAGGACTCCGCTTCGATGAAGGTGCGAATCGTATGCTCATCCCGCGCCCCCAGTGCCACGCTGGCGACATAGGCCGAGCCGTAGGTCATGGCAATCAGACCGAGATCCTTTTTGGCGCTGGGTTTGCCGCCCGCCGCAAATTTCGCAACGGCTGCTCGTGGCGTCGCTTTCGACATTTGGCCGCCAGTGTTGGAGTAGAC
The sequence above is a segment of the Synechococcus elongatus PCC 11801 genome. Coding sequences within it:
- a CDS encoding dihydroorotate dehydrogenase-like protein, with amino-acid sequence MDLSMDYLGLKLRSPLVVGAAAPLSERTEQLPALEAAGASAIVLHSLFEEQVEAEHQAVWQHLEVGSHHYAESLTYAPEPAWFPVGPVHYLRQIEQAKQQVQIPIIASLNGTSDSGWVDYARRIEDAGADALELNLYALPVDPDRSGAEVEAQYLRVVEQVRSATQLPLAVKLSPFFSSPGHMARQFAQAGAQALVLFNRFYQPDIDIESLEVVPRLILSNPQDQRLPLHWIALLYGQVAVDFAATGGVQRADDVIRMVMAGAATTQIVGAILRHGPDVLTRIESDLQTWLAEHDCPSLALLQGCMSQQSCPAPDRFERVQYLRSLQSGTWAVPEVFVGG